One window of Treponema denticola genomic DNA carries:
- a CDS encoding 3'-5' exonuclease encodes MSSYDWISAVYDKAVFTAFDTETTGTEAKAERVVEIGCVKFDIRGVIARYNVLIDPEKPMPPEAGKVNQITDEMLAGQPKFAEVLPDFLDFIRNTVLVAHNASFDINFINCELERCGKTKLTNKVFDTLTFARETLPGLQSYALQNLATQFGVQAVNAHRAEDDARVCMEFFKIAVSHFFEKNKDMLDYYKKDVDISEYLSTKDPETDGGKLVQNLF; translated from the coding sequence ATGAGCTCTTACGATTGGATTAGTGCCGTCTATGATAAGGCGGTTTTTACGGCCTTCGATACCGAAACAACGGGCACGGAGGCCAAGGCAGAAAGAGTTGTCGAAATCGGCTGCGTAAAATTCGACATTCGAGGAGTTATTGCCCGCTACAATGTTTTGATTGATCCTGAAAAACCAATGCCTCCCGAAGCGGGCAAGGTAAATCAAATAACCGATGAGATGCTTGCAGGTCAGCCTAAATTTGCAGAAGTTTTACCAGACTTTTTGGACTTTATCCGCAACACGGTTTTGGTAGCCCATAATGCAAGCTTCGATATAAACTTTATAAACTGCGAGCTTGAACGATGCGGAAAAACAAAGCTTACAAACAAGGTCTTTGACACCCTAACCTTTGCACGCGAAACCCTTCCAGGCTTACAAAGCTATGCCCTGCAAAACCTTGCAACACAGTTCGGCGTTCAAGCCGTAAATGCCCACCGTGCCGAAGACGATGCCAGAGTCTGTATGGAATTCTTCAAAATAGCCGTAAGCCATTTCTTTGAAAAAAACAAGGACATGCTTGACTATTATAAAAAGGATGTCGATATTTCCGAATATTTGAGCACCAAAGACCCTGAAACGGACGGCGGAAAACTTGTTCAGAATTTATTTTAA
- a CDS encoding phospho-sugar mutase, which yields MDKNEILNRAKKYVSEEKEVKFAEEVKALIEKNDEKELYDRFYRDLEFGTAGLRGIIGGGTNRMNPLVIKNATQGLADYLIEAKPEKAKAGSLSAVIAYDSRRFSDVFAKTAALIFAANNIRCYLFSSLRPTPELSYAIRELGCDTGIVVTASHNPPEYNGYKAYWSDGAQITPPHDSGIIKKVGEVSSIKMMSEEEALKNGKLVIIDKEIDEKYWAMLKKKISRQEIIKNMASKVKIVYTPLHGTGAMHVEKVLGEMGFNVISVPEQREPDGNFPTVSYPNPEDPKALKMAMDLAIKEGADILMATDPDADRFACAVKNDAGEMQLISGNQMGALFADYICLTLKEQNKLPQNAAIVRSIVTSPLSDLIAASYNVQSEECLTGFKWICGVAERMVSTGSHSYLYGYEESFGYNFGTEVRDKDGIASSAICAEMTLYWRSKGKSLLDRLNEIFSQFGFYGEKTINMVYPGAEGLKIMQDMMVRVRERNLSEIAGVNVKTIRDIQESTEYSPLEPSKKTTVTLPKSNVLQYYLEDGSIICIRPSGTEPKIKIYIIHSEKVVSSVEEAKKQSDKKIAEFEKEFNGVLNA from the coding sequence ATGGATAAAAATGAAATATTAAATAGAGCAAAAAAATATGTTTCCGAAGAAAAGGAAGTAAAATTCGCAGAAGAGGTTAAGGCTTTAATCGAAAAAAACGATGAAAAAGAATTGTATGACCGATTTTATAGGGACTTGGAATTCGGAACGGCAGGTTTAAGGGGGATTATAGGGGGCGGCACAAACCGCATGAATCCTTTAGTAATAAAAAATGCAACCCAAGGACTTGCGGATTATCTAATTGAAGCAAAGCCTGAGAAGGCCAAGGCCGGCTCTTTAAGTGCCGTAATTGCCTACGACTCAAGACGCTTTTCGGATGTTTTTGCAAAAACGGCTGCTCTGATTTTTGCGGCAAACAATATCCGCTGTTACCTTTTTTCGAGCCTTAGGCCTACGCCGGAACTTTCTTATGCCATAAGGGAACTCGGCTGCGATACGGGAATTGTAGTAACAGCCTCGCACAACCCTCCGGAATACAACGGCTACAAGGCCTACTGGTCGGACGGAGCCCAGATTACCCCGCCCCATGATTCGGGCATCATTAAAAAGGTAGGCGAGGTTTCTTCAATCAAAATGATGAGCGAAGAAGAAGCTCTTAAAAACGGAAAGCTCGTAATAATCGATAAAGAAATCGATGAAAAATATTGGGCTATGCTTAAAAAGAAAATCAGCCGTCAAGAAATTATTAAAAATATGGCTTCCAAGGTAAAGATAGTTTACACTCCCCTTCACGGAACGGGAGCCATGCATGTCGAAAAGGTTCTGGGAGAAATGGGCTTTAATGTTATAAGCGTTCCCGAACAGCGTGAACCTGACGGGAATTTCCCGACGGTAAGCTATCCCAATCCCGAAGACCCCAAAGCCTTAAAGATGGCCATGGATTTGGCTATAAAGGAAGGTGCCGATATTTTGATGGCCACCGATCCCGATGCCGACCGCTTTGCCTGTGCAGTAAAAAACGATGCAGGCGAAATGCAGCTTATAAGCGGCAACCAGATGGGAGCCCTCTTTGCGGATTATATCTGTCTTACATTAAAAGAACAAAATAAACTGCCTCAAAATGCCGCAATAGTACGCTCGATAGTAACCTCTCCCTTAAGCGATTTGATTGCGGCCTCTTACAATGTGCAAAGTGAAGAATGTCTTACCGGCTTTAAGTGGATATGCGGCGTTGCCGAAAGAATGGTAAGCACGGGCTCCCACTCCTATCTTTACGGTTATGAAGAAAGCTTCGGCTACAACTTCGGAACCGAGGTAAGAGATAAGGACGGTATTGCCTCTTCTGCAATTTGTGCTGAGATGACCCTCTATTGGAGGAGCAAAGGAAAGAGCCTTTTAGACAGGCTAAACGAAATCTTTTCTCAATTCGGTTTTTACGGAGAAAAGACCATCAACATGGTATACCCCGGTGCAGAAGGCTTAAAGATTATGCAGGACATGATGGTAAGAGTTCGGGAAAGAAATTTAAGCGAAATTGCCGGCGTGAATGTAAAAACCATCAGGGATATTCAGGAAAGCACGGAATATTCTCCTTTAGAACCTTCCAAAAAAACTACAGTTACTTTACCTAAAAGCAATGTTCTTCAATATTATTTGGAAGACGGCTCCATAATCTGCATAAGGCCCAGCGGCACCGAACCTAAGATAAAGATCTACATAATCCATTCCGAAAAGGTTGTTTCATCGGTTGAAGAAGCTAAAAAACAATCGGATAAAAAGATTGCCGAATTCGAAAAAGAATTTAACGGGGTACTAAACGCATAA
- a CDS encoding Rpn family recombination-promoting nuclease/putative transposase — MSTANRKYKDSVFVDLFSEDEKAKENFLSLYNALHNTKLTDMEQLKNIRLDQVLYMTFYNDVSYLVDNKIIVLAEHQSTINPNMPLRCLEYISRLYETLFESKEKYSRKLLNIPTPEFYVFYNGEEPYPSDKTLKLSDAFTEKTRETNLELTVKVININRQNRHPVLENCKTMQEYSIFVETVRKWKEIDPQNGFEKAVEECIANNILREYLKRKTKEVVNMLLAEYDYETDIAVQRAEEREIAFADGSYQKALETAKLMKGMNYPISDICTISGLSVEEIEAL; from the coding sequence ATGAGTACGGCAAACAGAAAATATAAAGACTCGGTATTTGTCGACTTGTTCAGTGAGGACGAAAAGGCTAAAGAGAATTTTTTGTCGCTTTACAATGCATTGCATAATACCAAACTTACGGATATGGAGCAATTGAAAAATATCCGCCTTGATCAAGTTCTTTATATGACATTTTATAATGATGTTTCTTATCTTGTAGATAATAAAATAATAGTCCTTGCTGAACATCAATCAACCATCAATCCTAACATGCCATTGCGTTGCCTTGAATACATCAGCCGACTTTATGAAACTCTATTTGAATCAAAAGAAAAATACAGCCGTAAACTCTTAAATATTCCGACTCCCGAATTTTATGTTTTTTATAATGGAGAAGAGCCATATCCTTCTGATAAAACATTAAAACTATCGGATGCTTTTACAGAAAAGACAAGGGAAACTAATCTTGAGTTAACCGTTAAAGTGATAAACATAAACAGACAAAACCGTCATCCGGTATTGGAAAACTGTAAAACAATGCAGGAGTACAGTATATTTGTGGAAACGGTAAGAAAATGGAAAGAAATAGATCCTCAAAACGGCTTTGAAAAAGCCGTTGAAGAATGTATAGCAAACAATATTTTGCGTGAATATTTAAAACGCAAGACTAAGGAGGTCGTTAATATGTTATTAGCCGAATATGATTATGAAACCGATATAGCTGTACAGCGTGCTGAAGAGCGGGAAATAGCCTTTGCAGACGGCTCATACCAAAAAGCCCTTGAAACAGCGAAACTAATGAAAGGTATGAATTATCCTATTAGTGATATTTGTACAATATCTGGTCTCTCTGTTGAAGAAATAGAAGCCTTATAA
- a CDS encoding YifB family Mg chelatase-like AAA ATPase: MEILSFSSFGYEGELIKVEADLRRGLPVIDIVGLPGSAVKEARDRMRAAIRNSGLEFPVSRILINLSPADQKKEGSGFDLPIAIAVLTAKEAEKKSAEVKAKAQTIIPQYEDREKESVMIMGELELSGRVRPVRGLIGAISAGRSQGIKYFIVPKENEAEALIEDGINVFGVSDLIEALEFFYQIESGKFNTKPQGLKKESVPDTGTAPLFVWSDTEEPEDFDFQKDSKSGLGLVKSFEDIRGQDGLIRALEIAAAGGHNLIAYGPPGCGKTLSLSRFPLLLPDMDEKTAMETTRIYSIAGLLPQSIQKDRLLKRPPFRMPSQNASMEGIIGGAGKCMPGEVSLAHGGVLFLDEAAQFKASVLQSLRAPLETGSVTLSRAGRSSTFPARFQLLLAINPCPCGNFGSPGKVCTCLPYEIEKYWKKLTAPLLDRIDIRVPVMPPKPENILAEAKYSTQTMREKIKNARLIQWERLKFTNKEKKVQNIIYENAKLSPQETAEVCKMSGEAERFFSVIVDSKKLSGRGSHALLKISRTIADIESNKNISLAHIEEAAALRQWIKYLPDFL; encoded by the coding sequence ATGGAAATTTTAAGTTTCTCGTCATTTGGCTATGAAGGAGAATTGATTAAGGTCGAGGCAGATTTAAGGCGGGGCTTGCCGGTTATCGACATAGTGGGGCTCCCCGGTTCTGCGGTAAAGGAAGCAAGGGATAGGATGAGGGCTGCTATCAGGAATTCGGGACTTGAATTTCCCGTAAGCAGGATACTGATAAATTTAAGCCCTGCCGATCAAAAAAAAGAAGGAAGCGGTTTTGATCTTCCTATTGCCATAGCCGTCCTAACTGCAAAAGAGGCAGAAAAAAAATCGGCAGAGGTTAAAGCAAAAGCTCAAACTATAATTCCCCAATATGAAGACAGGGAAAAAGAATCCGTGATGATAATGGGCGAGCTTGAGCTTTCAGGCAGAGTAAGGCCTGTGCGCGGGCTCATAGGAGCTATCTCGGCAGGTCGCTCTCAGGGCATTAAATACTTTATAGTTCCAAAAGAAAACGAAGCCGAGGCCCTCATCGAAGACGGCATCAATGTATTCGGAGTATCCGATCTAATCGAAGCCCTCGAATTTTTCTACCAAATAGAAAGCGGAAAATTCAATACAAAGCCTCAGGGGTTAAAAAAAGAAAGCGTCCCCGATACGGGAACCGCACCTCTTTTTGTATGGAGCGATACGGAAGAGCCGGAAGATTTCGATTTTCAAAAAGATTCAAAAAGCGGGCTCGGCTTGGTAAAAAGCTTTGAGGATATCCGCGGACAGGACGGTCTGATACGGGCATTAGAAATAGCGGCGGCAGGCGGACATAACCTGATAGCCTACGGACCTCCCGGCTGCGGAAAAACCCTTTCTTTAAGCCGCTTCCCCCTCCTTCTCCCCGACATGGACGAAAAAACGGCAATGGAAACAACCCGCATTTACAGCATCGCAGGCCTTTTACCTCAATCCATTCAAAAGGATAGGCTCTTAAAAAGGCCGCCCTTTAGGATGCCTTCTCAAAATGCAAGTATGGAAGGCATCATAGGAGGAGCCGGGAAATGTATGCCGGGCGAAGTTTCCCTCGCTCACGGGGGCGTTCTTTTTTTAGATGAAGCCGCTCAATTTAAGGCAAGCGTTTTGCAAAGCCTCCGTGCCCCCTTGGAAACGGGAAGCGTAACCTTGAGCCGTGCCGGAAGAAGCAGCACCTTCCCTGCCCGCTTTCAGCTTCTACTTGCGATTAACCCATGCCCCTGCGGGAACTTCGGGAGCCCCGGAAAGGTCTGCACCTGCCTCCCCTACGAAATCGAAAAATATTGGAAAAAACTCACCGCCCCCCTTTTGGACAGAATCGATATAAGGGTTCCGGTAATGCCGCCCAAGCCTGAAAATATTTTAGCGGAAGCAAAATATTCTACCCAAACGATGAGAGAAAAAATAAAAAACGCAAGGCTCATTCAATGGGAAAGATTAAAATTTACAAATAAGGAGAAAAAAGTGCAAAACATAATTTATGAAAACGCAAAACTTTCACCCCAAGAAACGGCTGAAGTTTGCAAAATGAGCGGCGAGGCGGAAAGATTTTTTTCCGTAATTGTTGACTCAAAAAAACTTTCGGGAAGAGGAAGCCACGCCCTCTTAAAAATATCCCGCACAATCGCCGACATAGAGTCAAACAAAAATATTTCTTTGGCCCATATAGAAGAAGCAGCAGCCTTGAGGCAGTGGATAAAGTATCTTCCCGATTTTTTATAA
- a CDS encoding TldD/PmbA family protein — MKQKMSKFLTDSKPVLKKLIEELSKEFEYVSILGSDSKGKSYSVRKTAVSVGDSFSTERGFVLRVYNGLGYSEYSFDVIDAENIKKEIRRIAKTDIEFLKSKNLERIKYPVIEEEALTKSFYAEVKESFDSMNDEQKIKRLESVMKKGFDYCPEMIDFQVRYEEVSVCKIFLSQKKDLEQAYAYAISYLIPYLKKGEAVKYSYQAFSGNCGMEILHKVEDNIKKSIDAVKELLDAERIKPGVYDIICKQNVTGLIAHEAFGHGVEMDMFVKNRAKAKEFIGKKVASEITDMHDGAAAAEQVSSYLFDDEGVLAQDTQIIEKGILKRGICDTLSALSLGIKPTGNGKRESFERKAYTRMTNTFFSTKNSSLDEMIKSVDFGYLLDGYFSGMEDPKNWGIQCAVEKGYEIKDGKLTGKIVGPIFLTGYVPELLSSISMISGDEDFELGGSGFCGKGYKEYVRTSAGGGYIKARGRLG; from the coding sequence ATGAAGCAAAAGATGAGTAAGTTTTTAACGGACAGTAAACCTGTCTTAAAAAAACTGATAGAAGAGCTTTCTAAAGAATTTGAGTATGTTTCGATTTTGGGGAGTGACTCAAAGGGAAAATCTTATTCGGTACGTAAAACGGCTGTTTCGGTTGGGGATTCTTTTTCTACCGAAAGAGGTTTTGTATTGCGGGTTTATAACGGCCTTGGATATTCGGAATATTCTTTCGATGTAATTGATGCCGAAAATATCAAAAAAGAAATCAGGCGTATTGCTAAAACCGATATCGAGTTTTTAAAATCGAAAAACCTTGAAAGAATTAAGTATCCCGTAATTGAGGAAGAGGCTTTAACAAAAAGTTTTTATGCCGAAGTAAAAGAAAGTTTTGATTCGATGAATGACGAGCAAAAAATAAAAAGGCTTGAATCCGTAATGAAAAAGGGTTTTGACTATTGCCCAGAAATGATAGATTTTCAGGTCAGGTATGAAGAGGTTTCCGTTTGTAAAATCTTCCTTTCGCAAAAAAAAGATTTGGAACAGGCCTATGCTTATGCAATTTCTTATCTTATTCCTTATTTAAAAAAGGGCGAAGCTGTAAAGTACAGTTACCAAGCCTTTTCGGGAAACTGCGGTATGGAAATTTTACACAAGGTTGAAGACAATATCAAAAAAAGCATTGATGCTGTAAAGGAGCTTTTGGATGCCGAAAGGATTAAGCCGGGAGTTTACGATATTATCTGTAAGCAAAATGTTACGGGCCTTATAGCCCATGAAGCCTTCGGCCATGGGGTCGAGATGGATATGTTCGTTAAAAACCGTGCAAAGGCTAAGGAGTTTATCGGCAAAAAGGTCGCTTCCGAAATTACCGATATGCACGACGGGGCTGCCGCTGCCGAGCAGGTTTCTTCATATCTATTTGATGATGAAGGAGTCTTGGCTCAAGATACGCAGATTATCGAAAAAGGAATTTTAAAGCGGGGAATCTGCGACACCCTTTCGGCCTTGAGCTTAGGTATAAAACCCACAGGGAACGGAAAAAGGGAATCCTTTGAACGCAAGGCCTACACCCGAATGACCAACACCTTTTTCAGCACAAAAAATTCTTCCCTCGATGAGATGATAAAATCGGTCGATTTTGGCTATCTTTTGGACGGCTATTTTAGCGGAATGGAAGATCCTAAAAACTGGGGCATTCAATGTGCCGTCGAAAAGGGATACGAAATAAAGGACGGAAAACTTACAGGTAAAATAGTCGGCCCGATTTTTTTGACCGGCTATGTTCCCGAACTTCTTTCCTCTATTTCTATGATTTCAGGCGATGAAGACTTTGAGCTAGGCGGTTCCGGTTTTTGCGGAAAGGGTTATAAAGAATATGTAAGAACCTCCGCAGGAGGCGGATATATTAAAGCACGCGGGAGACTTGGATAA
- a CDS encoding metallopeptidase TldD-related protein: protein MKDKIISILKNKNIDGYRLVLTKIRSGEMFLVRDKMDMNRAKNVLHTSLTVYKDFEEAGKKYRGSADVSLSPTMDEEEINKKIEEAAFAAQFVKNEWYPLSRPSSEKPFSLSSSFDTENLNEELVKIQKAIYKKRDTKAEINSTEIFIDNMEVQIVNSEGVDVRFKKYNGYIEVITDCSIGKEEVEIYGDNSFSTESEKLIDNMVSEQLKETEERALAEKAKHLKSVNVIITNTAAASFFDFYISQASASMVYTKSSAAKLGENFQGSGVKGDKVNIKLVPNMAGSPYSAPYDGDGLLLKEHGLYKDGIVKTYHGSIKFAHYLNVEPTGNIVNFEVGAGAKTEADLKKEPYVEILTFSDFFQDEVTGDFGGEFRLARYFDGKNLHIINNGSISGNMFDAQKEFYFSKERVQHSNYLGPKSIMIPNMEVLGD, encoded by the coding sequence ATGAAAGATAAGATAATTTCTATTTTAAAGAATAAAAACATAGACGGATACAGGCTTGTTCTTACAAAGATAAGATCGGGTGAGATGTTTTTAGTAAGGGATAAGATGGATATGAACCGTGCAAAAAATGTTCTTCATACTTCGCTCACGGTTTATAAAGATTTTGAAGAGGCCGGAAAAAAATACAGAGGTTCTGCCGATGTAAGCCTTTCGCCCACAATGGACGAGGAGGAAATAAATAAAAAAATTGAAGAGGCTGCTTTTGCCGCTCAATTTGTTAAAAACGAATGGTATCCTCTTAGCCGTCCTTCTTCCGAAAAGCCCTTTAGTCTTTCTTCTTCATTCGATACCGAAAATTTAAATGAAGAATTGGTAAAGATTCAAAAGGCAATTTATAAAAAGCGGGATACGAAGGCCGAAATCAATTCTACCGAAATCTTTATCGACAACATGGAAGTTCAAATAGTAAACTCCGAAGGCGTGGATGTTCGGTTTAAAAAATACAATGGCTATATCGAAGTTATAACGGATTGTTCTATCGGTAAAGAAGAAGTTGAAATTTACGGAGACAATTCTTTTTCGACTGAAAGTGAAAAGCTCATAGACAATATGGTTTCGGAGCAATTAAAGGAAACTGAAGAAAGAGCTCTTGCCGAAAAGGCCAAGCATCTTAAGTCGGTCAATGTAATAATCACAAATACGGCCGCCGCTTCTTTTTTTGACTTTTATATTTCGCAAGCCTCCGCTTCAATGGTTTATACAAAGTCATCCGCTGCTAAGTTGGGAGAAAACTTTCAAGGAAGCGGGGTAAAAGGAGATAAGGTTAATATCAAGCTCGTTCCCAATATGGCGGGTTCTCCTTATTCTGCTCCCTATGACGGGGACGGTCTTCTTTTAAAAGAGCACGGGCTTTATAAGGACGGCATCGTAAAAACTTACCACGGCTCTATAAAGTTTGCGCATTACTTAAATGTGGAACCCACGGGCAATATAGTAAATTTTGAAGTCGGTGCAGGAGCTAAAACGGAAGCCGACCTAAAAAAAGAGCCCTATGTCGAAATATTAACCTTTTCCGATTTTTTTCAAGATGAAGTAACCGGAGACTTCGGCGGCGAGTTTAGGCTTGCCCGCTATTTTGACGGAAAGAATCTTCACATAATAAATAACGGCTCAATTTCGGGAAATATGTTTGATGCCCAAAAAGAATTTTATTTTTCAAAGGAAAGGGTGCAGCATTCAAACTATCTCGGTCCTAAAAGCATTATGATTCCGAATATGGAAGTTTTGGGGGATTAG
- a CDS encoding ATP-binding cassette domain-containing protein → MSIFKLILSKKKELLIITLFMIAAQLLSQGIPTLIKFISDNFLDSPPLIVLALAGGLTAAGFVQYFSDYFADKYYWKFTNGIGLELLKEFLMIVMNSKTLVFSKMSPDELSRMATSDIQQLKEAVIKQYFISISTVIKVLTLLLFVLLLDYKLGLITILWYIIFYCVSKKLVDKISKDRINERANYTEVMALAKDAVYGNFDLKYYASYEDFFKHLEKINKKYISSHISLMLTSSQSRYLKYIGNFTSIAIIICYKTFISPDVSTGTVLAMYMYSMNYAAVFNSILTLRTYSKDVKALKKPVEDFFKLAKEKENDASIICKEINNIKLKNLSVSYDDKNIFSSFNCEFTKHNVYLINGKSGAGKTSLINALLGEIDYKGSILFNDVQFENIDRNSLKEKIGIIHQNIYLIGGTVKENILLFNERHSDAELETAAKIAGIKDLTQHIGTSEIDKVSGGERKRIALARLMLNIAEKDLIILDETFANLDINSIHSILTQVLNKSKDKILIIISHDEAVQKFLSGNTDLKILKIGSE, encoded by the coding sequence ATGTCGATATTTAAGTTAATACTGTCTAAGAAAAAAGAATTATTAATAATTACGCTTTTTATGATAGCGGCCCAGCTATTGTCGCAAGGAATTCCCACCTTAATAAAATTTATTTCGGATAATTTTCTTGATAGTCCGCCTTTAATAGTTTTAGCTTTAGCGGGAGGTTTAACAGCAGCAGGATTTGTACAATATTTTTCGGATTATTTTGCGGATAAATATTATTGGAAATTTACAAACGGTATCGGTTTGGAATTGTTAAAAGAATTTTTAATGATAGTGATGAACAGTAAAACATTAGTGTTTTCTAAAATGAGCCCTGATGAGCTATCAAGGATGGCAACAAGCGATATTCAACAATTAAAAGAAGCTGTAATTAAGCAGTATTTTATATCTATAAGTACTGTCATTAAAGTGCTGACCTTATTATTGTTTGTTTTATTATTGGATTATAAATTGGGCCTAATAACAATTCTTTGGTATATAATTTTTTATTGTGTAAGTAAAAAACTTGTAGATAAAATAAGCAAGGATAGAATAAATGAAAGAGCTAATTATACGGAGGTAATGGCTTTAGCAAAGGATGCCGTATATGGAAATTTCGATTTAAAATATTACGCTTCCTATGAAGACTTTTTTAAGCATTTGGAAAAAATCAATAAAAAATATATTTCGTCTCATATTTCTCTTATGCTGACTAGCTCTCAATCCCGTTATTTAAAGTATATCGGTAATTTTACAAGTATCGCTATTATTATTTGCTATAAAACTTTTATTTCGCCCGATGTAAGTACGGGTACCGTATTGGCAATGTATATGTATTCTATGAACTACGCTGCCGTCTTTAATAGTATTTTAACATTAAGAACTTATTCAAAAGATGTTAAAGCCTTAAAAAAGCCTGTAGAGGATTTTTTTAAGCTGGCAAAGGAAAAAGAAAATGATGCTTCTATCATTTGCAAAGAAATAAATAATATAAAGCTCAAAAACTTAAGTGTTTCTTATGACGATAAAAATATATTCAGCAGTTTTAATTGTGAATTTACAAAACATAATGTTTATTTAATAAACGGTAAAAGCGGAGCAGGAAAGACAAGTTTAATCAATGCTCTTTTGGGAGAAATCGATTATAAAGGTTCTATTCTTTTTAATGATGTTCAATTTGAAAACATCGATAGAAATTCGTTAAAAGAAAAAATAGGAATTATTCATCAAAATATATATTTAATCGGCGGAACCGTCAAAGAAAATATTTTATTGTTTAATGAAAGGCACTCTGATGCCGAACTTGAGACGGCAGCAAAAATTGCAGGTATTAAAGATTTAACACAGCACATAGGTACGAGTGAAATTGATAAGGTTTCAGGCGGAGAGAGAAAGCGGATTGCTTTGGCCCGTCTAATGCTGAACATTGCCGAAAAGGATTTAATTATTTTAGATGAAACATTTGCTAATTTGGATATAAATTCTATTCACTCAATTTTAACCCAAGTCCTTAATAAATCTAAGGATAAGATTTTAATTATCATATCACATGATGAAGCGGTACAAAAATTTCTTAGTGGCAATACCGATTTAAAGATATTAAAAATTGGAAGTGAATAA
- a CDS encoding helicase HerA-like domain-containing protein, whose product MEKGIFIGVGESRVELLPNRANRHGLIAGATGTGKTITLKVIAEAFSDMGVPVFLPDVKGDLCSFAEKGEANQKINERLGLLGLSEFEFKSYPIRLWSILKETGHPIRTTISEMGPLLLSKLLNLNEVQAGVLNIAFRVADEDGLLLLDIKDLKSILVYIGENSKDLKLKYGNISDSSIGAIQRALLILEGEGAENFFAEPALEIADFFKLTSDGRGYINILNSTSLYQRPNLYSTFLLWFLSELYENLPEAGDTEKPKIVFFFDEAHLLFNNLSSVLIEKIETMIRLIRSKGVAVFFVTQNPADLPESILSQLGNKFQHALRAFTHKDQKAIKLSAETFRSNPKFDTAKVLTELKTGEALVSLLQEDGSPSVSQRVLIAPPKSKIGTVGEVKLKAIVEESPLLYKYKDIIDRESAYEILTGRFEEKKLVAERELEEKRLSKEAAAKAKEEAALIRAENARIRAENARQRLEESQNKKQRSEAGRLGRVLVDSMTRTVGREITRGVFGSIKKMFK is encoded by the coding sequence ATGGAAAAAGGAATTTTTATCGGCGTAGGAGAGAGCAGGGTGGAACTTCTGCCTAATCGTGCAAATAGGCACGGCCTTATTGCCGGAGCTACGGGAACAGGAAAGACTATTACCTTAAAGGTAATTGCAGAGGCTTTTAGCGACATGGGTGTCCCCGTTTTTTTGCCCGATGTAAAGGGAGACTTATGCAGCTTTGCCGAAAAGGGCGAGGCTAATCAAAAAATAAACGAAAGACTAGGCCTTTTAGGTCTTTCCGAATTCGAGTTTAAATCCTATCCTATACGCCTTTGGAGTATCTTAAAAGAAACCGGCCATCCCATCCGCACTACCATATCTGAGATGGGGCCCCTTCTTCTATCCAAACTTTTAAATTTAAACGAGGTTCAAGCAGGTGTTCTCAACATTGCCTTTAGAGTAGCAGATGAAGATGGATTACTCCTTTTGGATATAAAAGACCTAAAGTCGATTTTGGTTTATATAGGCGAAAACAGCAAAGATTTAAAGCTTAAATACGGCAATATTTCCGATTCTTCTATAGGAGCAATTCAACGGGCTCTCCTCATTTTGGAAGGAGAGGGTGCCGAGAATTTTTTTGCAGAGCCTGCCTTGGAAATTGCCGATTTTTTTAAGCTTACCTCGGACGGGAGGGGCTATATAAACATTTTAAATTCTACAAGCCTCTATCAAAGGCCTAATCTTTATTCGACATTTTTGCTTTGGTTTTTGTCCGAGCTCTATGAAAACCTCCCTGAAGCCGGAGACACGGAAAAACCGAAAATCGTTTTCTTTTTTGATGAAGCTCATCTTCTTTTTAATAATTTATCTTCAGTCCTCATCGAAAAGATAGAGACCATGATCAGGCTTATTCGCTCAAAGGGTGTTGCAGTTTTTTTTGTTACGCAAAATCCTGCCGATTTGCCTGAAAGTATTTTAAGCCAGTTGGGGAATAAATTTCAACATGCTCTTAGGGCATTTACCCACAAAGACCAAAAGGCCATAAAGCTTTCGGCCGAAACCTTTAGGTCTAATCCTAAATTCGATACGGCTAAGGTCCTTACCGAACTTAAAACTGGTGAAGCCCTTGTTTCCCTCTTACAGGAAGACGGAAGTCCATCTGTAAGTCAAAGGGTTCTGATAGCTCCCCCTAAGAGTAAGATAGGAACCGTAGGGGAGGTAAAACTTAAAGCTATTGTTGAAGAGTCTCCCCTTCTTTATAAGTACAAGGATATAATCGATAGGGAATCCGCCTATGAAATTCTTACGGGCCGGTTTGAAGAAAAGAAGCTTGTTGCCGAAAGAGAACTTGAAGAAAAACGCCTTAGTAAGGAGGCTGCTGCAAAGGCAAAAGAAGAGGCGGCCTTAATCAGGGCAGAGAATGCCAGAATACGGGCAGAAAATGCAAGGCAGCGTTTGGAAGAGAGTCAAAATAAAAAACAAAGAAGCGAGGCCGGAAGGCTGGGCCGTGTCTTGGTTGACAGCATGACCCGTACGGTAGGCAGAGAAATTACCCGCGGAGTTTTCGGCTCGATAAAAAAGATGTTTAAGTAG